In Triticum urartu cultivar G1812 chromosome 6, Tu2.1, whole genome shotgun sequence, the following proteins share a genomic window:
- the LOC125513953 gene encoding fatty acid desaturase 4, chloroplastic-like → MPAMYALTPRCTLPPVHRRAPPPCRAASPTPAALARADPDELRSTWPQRAWTLAGSAAVLSSLSASASLAADSGSYAEPLAAALAAYTVADLATGVYHWLVDNYGDASTPLVGAQIAAFQGHHRHPSTITRREPCNNLHALARAVALALPAVEGAAAAAHAPAAAHAFAGTFAACVVLSQQFHAWAHEKRRRLPPGVEALQAAGVLVSRAQHAAHHRQPYSTNYCILSGVWNGVLDRHKVFEALEMVVFFRTGVRPRSWDETQAAWMEDTSGAAAVTAIAVTDSS, encoded by the coding sequence ATGCCAGCCATGTACGCGCTGACCCCCCGCTGCACCCTCCCGCCGGTGcaccgccgcgcgccgccgccgtgCCGGGCGGCCTCGCCGACGCCGGCGGCGCTGGCCCGCGCCGATCCGGACGAGCTGCGGTCCACGTGGCCGCAGCGCGCGTGGACGCTGGCCGGCTCGGCCGCCGTGCTCTCCTCGCTCTCCGCGTccgcctccctcgccgccgactcCGGCTCCTACGCCGAGCCGCtggccgccgccctcgccgcctaCACCGTCGCCGACCTCGCCACGGGCGTCTACCACTGGCTCGTCGACAACTACGGGGACGCCTCCACGCCCCTCGTCGGCGCGCAGATCGCCGCCTTCCAGGGCCACCACCGCCACCCCTCCACCATCACGCGCCGGGAGCCCTGCAACAACCTGCACGCGCTGGCGCGCGCCGTCGCGCTCGCGCTCCCCGCCGTGGAGGGCGCGGCGGCCGCCGCCCacgcgccggccgccgcgcacGCCTTCGCGGGGACCTTCGCGGCGTGCGTGGTGCTGAGCCAGCAGTTCCACGCATGGGCGCACGAGAAACGCCGCCGGCTGCCGCCCGGCGTCGAGGCGCTGCAGGCCGCCGGCGTGCTGGTGTCGCGCGCGCAGCACGCCGCGCACCACCGCCAGCCCTACAGCACCAACTACTGCATCCTCAGCGGCGTGTGGAACGGGGTGCTGGACAGGCACAAGGTGTTCGAGGCGCTGGAGATGGTCGTCTTCTTCCGCACCGGCGTCCGCCCGCGGTCGTGGGACGAAACGCAGGCCGCCTGGATGGAGGACACCAGCGGCGCCGCCGCCGTCACCGCCATCGCTGTTACTGACAGTTCGTAA
- the LOC125515617 gene encoding uncharacterized protein LOC125515617 — protein sequence MGQGTEVKTREDPKVEIQEKGEVFFFYRPKVDKEEAHSPDDVQRMYVVLRPESGPGRAVEEKQAPDSGKEGKKRKTRHGGDEKGQADGGNEGGHGKEEVNVEEKPLLRLIVMGKKSLPDPAKHGRPFWGYVDLVTTDVEDIKDALKGAEYDTATRGKRHLAAARAMGEGVYRILKHEGRGGRPHTHLVYKLELPSRGGGGDEGGVGEPQEAMNVEPEASFLVQIKNPEQRGGGRGGGGGFGGLQGKRKAAFPEHLQGRFGSNRYAPADPPDLLNYEGCELLLISASDDVEEELGLELQTETEEETEEGAGDGGEGGRAGAGCSDLVKMFGEVADVKPLLSGSWD from the exons ATGGGTCAAGGCACGGAGGTGAAGACGAGGGAGGACCCCAAAGTGGAGATCCAG GAGAAGGGCGAGGTGTTCTTCTTCTACCGGCCCAAGGTGGACAAGGAGGAGGCGCACAGCCCCGACGACGTGCAGCGGATGTACGTCGTGCTGCGCCCGGAGTCCGGCCCCGGCCGCGCCGTCGAGGAGAAGCAGGCGCCGGACTCCGGCAAGGAgggcaagaagaggaagacccGTCACGGCGGCGATGAGAAGGGCCAGGCGGACGGCGGCAACGAAGGCGGCCACGGGAAGGAG GAGGTTAACGTGGAGGAGAAGCCGCTGCTCCGGCTGATCGTTATGGGGAAGAAGAGCCTGCCGGACCCGGCGAAGCACGGCCGGCCGTTCTGGGGCTACGTCGACCTCGTCACCACCGACGTGGAGGACATCAAGGACGCGCTCAAGGGGGCGGAGTACGACACGGCGACGCGCGGCAAGCGGCACCTGGCCGCGGCGAGGGCGATGGGCGAGGGCGTGTACCGCATCCTCAAGCACGAGGGCCGCGGCGGCCGCCCGCACACCCACCTCGTCTACAAGCTGGAGCTGCCctcgcgcggcggcggcggcgacgagggcggcgtcGGGGAGCCGCAGGAGGCCATGAACGTGGAGCCGGAGGCGTCGTTCCTGGTGCAGATCAAGAACCCGGAGCAGCGCGGCGGGGGCAGGGGCGGAGGCGGAGGGTTCGGCGGGCTGCAGGGCAAGCGGAAGGCCGCGTTCCCGGAGCACCTGCAGGGGCGGTTCGGGAGCAACCGCTACGCGCCGGCCGACCCGCCGGACCTGCTCAACTACGAGGGGTGCGAGCTGCTGCTGATCTCGGCGTCCGACGACGTCGAGGAGGAGCTGGGCCTGGAGCTGCAGACGGAGACGGAGGAGGAGACTGAGGAAGGAGCCGGTgacggcggcgagggcggccgcGCCGGGGCCGGGTGCTCGGACCTGGTGAAGATGTTCGGCGAGGTGGCCGACGTGAAGCCGCTGCTCAGCGGGAGCTGGGACTAG